A part of Crassostrea angulata isolate pt1a10 chromosome 5, ASM2561291v2, whole genome shotgun sequence genomic DNA contains:
- the LOC128184254 gene encoding tryptophan 5-hydroxylase 1-like, with protein MRNSAICGPDLDNPEEKRDMGKAEQFRQKRRCKSIRAPTEAEIASLEENLKQLDGIFSPSGIGKTTSVVFTLQNRVGNLANALKIFQDNHINVVHIESRKSRSSDTEAEIYVELETDNIRLQELIKRLKKQVAGISYNDIPVPPSPATAARVPATAEALANAPWFPQKMADLDKAANRVLMYGSELDADHPGFKDKVYRQRRTIFADIAMAYKNGQPIPRVDYTREEINTWGVVFRELNKLYPSHACREYLRNLPLLIDHCGYRDDNIPQLQDVSDFLKERTGFQLRPVAGYLSSRDFLAGLAFRVFHCTQYIRHSSDPFYTPEPDCCHELLGHMPLLADPSFAQFSQELGLASLGASDEEVQKLATCYFFTVEFGLCKQDGHLRAYGAGLLSSIGELSHALTDKARKIPFEPTRTCKQECLITTFQDVYFFTESFEEAKERMRQFACTIKRPFAVRYNPYTQTVDVLNNTRCIAYAVSDLRGDLCIVSDALRRLQQLEFQKEDEEREMDPSTPR; from the exons ATGCGCAATTCGGCCATTTGTGGTCCGGATCTAGATAATCCGGAAGAGAAAAGGGATATGGGCAAAGCAGAGCAATTTCGGCAAAAAAGGAGATGTAAAAGCATCCGGGCTCCAACGGAAGCAGAAATCGCCAGTTTAGAG GAAAATCTGAAACAGTTGGACGGGATATTTAGCCCTTCCGGAATAGGGAAGACCACGTCCGTCGTGTTCACCTTACAGAACAGAGTGGGCAATCTAGCGAACGCCCTCAAAATCTTCCAA GACAATCATATAAATGTGGTTCATATAGAATCGAGGAAATCCCGAAGCAGCGACACAGAGGCGGAGATCTACGTGGAACTGGAGACGGACAACATCCGGTTACAGGAACTCATCAAGCGTCTCAAAAAACAAGTGGCGGGAATTTCCTACAATGACATTCCCGTCCCACCCTCCCCCGCCACCGCCGCGAGGGTCCCAGCCACGG CCGAAGCATTGGCAAACGCACCTTGGTTCCCACAAAAGATGGCCGACTTGGATAAAGCTGCGAATCGTGTTCTCATGTACGGCTCCGAGCTGGACGCCGATCACCCG GGCTTTAAGGACAAAGTGTACCGACAGAGAAGGACAATTTTCGCTGATATCGCCATGGCATATAAAAA TGGACAGCCGATTCCCCGGGTAGACTACACACGGGAAGAGATCAACACATG GGGCGTGGTTTTTAGGGAGCTGAACAAGTTGTACCCTTCTCACGCTTGTCGGGAGTACCTGAGGAACTTACCTCTGCTCATTGATCACTGCGGATACAG GGACGACAATATTCCACAGCTACAAGATGTGTCAGACTTCCTGAAAG AGAGAACAGGTTTCCAGCTTCGTCCCGTAGCAGGCTACCTCTCATCACGCGATTTTTTGGCGGGATTAGCTTTTCGAGTTTTCCATTGCACCCAGTATATCCGCCACAGTTCCGATCCTTTTTACACCCCAGAACC CGACTGTTGCCATGAGTTACTGGGACACATGCCCTTGTTGGCGGACCCAAGTTTTGCCCAGTTTTCGCAAGAGCTGGGTCTGGCTTCTCTCGGAGCGTCAGACGAAGAGGTCCAGAAGTTAGCAACA TGCTACTTTTTCACGGTAGAGTTTGGGCTGTGTAAGCAGGACGGACACCTCCGAGCTTACGGTGCGGGCTTGTTGTCCTCTATAGGCGAACTCAGC CATGCCTTGACAGACAAGGCAAGGAAAATTCCCTTTGAGCCAACGCGCACGTGCAAACAGGAATGCCTAATTACCACCTTCCAGGACGTGTATTTCTTTACCGAGTCCTTTGAAGAGGCGAAGGAGAGAATGAG ACAATTTGCCTGCACTATCAAGAGACCTTTTGCAGTCCGATACAATCCCTACACACAAACTGTTGACGTATTAAACAACACGCGCTGTATTGCGTACGCCGTCAGCGATCTCCGTGGTGATTTATGCATCGTCAGTGACGCACTGCGTCGTCTGCAACAGCTGGAGTTCCAGAAAGAGGACGAAGAGCGGGAGATGGACCCGTCCACCCCGAGATAA